The Paramisgurnus dabryanus chromosome 3, PD_genome_1.1, whole genome shotgun sequence genome includes a window with the following:
- the maza gene encoding vascular endothelial zinc finger 1 — protein MDAAWSNFLFQTPPSQSQSDATLQSDLLPELTDDTQEPPPEHIDPPPSTVDTAALNEEPLPVKPVSRPARPAHICSICNKQFKNSYNLRRHQSVHTGVKMKDRAAREKIDGGKSATRVERQTIPLSLLHLSIPATLPTTVDPMAHPSPIGNQQLETVAVSIAPATVAMSVNQPLPTAVVVTGTMVQAAPNSNIDENLNNATPIQISIPITNALPVNATPISNPNPNPNPVRKNHACEACGKAFRDVYHLNRHRLSHSDEKPYSCPICQQRFKRKDRMSYHVRSHQGGVEKPYVCPHCAKGFSRPDHLNSHVRQVHSTERPFKCPTCESAFATKDRLRAHMIRHEDKVPCHICGKLLSPAYITDHMRVHNQSQHHVCHICNRSFTTLTYLRVHAQKHHGQEWKESGVGRGSGPGGVLLCQLCGVHCKTPTQLQGHMATHANQTDPNVSCPISSSSGANVATATLVSSPPVTVGLLVTDCSSIAPQSHS, from the exons ATGGATGCAGCTTGGAGCAACTTCCTCTTTCAg ACGCCGCCTTCACAGTCCCAAAGTGATGCGACCCTCCAATCAGATCTTTTGCCAGAGCTCACGGATGACACTCAGGAACCGCCTCCTGAACACATAGACCCGCCCCCATCCACGGTGGACACAGCAGCGTTGAATGAGGAGCCCTTACCGG TGAAGCCAGTTAGTCGACCAGCTCGACCCGCACACATCTGCTCCATATGTAACAAGCAGTTTAAGAACAGTTATAACCTGCGCCGTCACCAGTCTGTCCACACCGGCGTGAAGATGAAGGACAGGGCCGCCAGAGAGAAAATAGATGGAGGGAAGTCCGCAACACGAGTGGAAAGACAAACCATTCCTCTTTCTCTTCTTCATCTGTCCATACCTGCCACTTTACCCACGACAGTGGACCCCATGGCCCATCCTTCACCAATTGGCAATCAACAGCTGGAGACAGTGGCTGTCTCTATAGCCCCAGCAACGGTTGCCATGTCAGTCAATCAGCCCCTCCCTACTGCAGTGGTGGTTACTGGGACAATGGTGCAG GCTGCACCCAACAGCAACATAGACGAAAACCTAAATAATGCCACCCCGATCCAAATCTCTATACCCATAACAAACGCATTGCCTGTAAATGCAACTCCCATTTCTAATCCCAACCCAAATCCCAATCCGGTAAGGAAAAACCATGCTTGTGAGGCCTGTGGAAAAGCATTCAGGGATGTGTACCATCTAAACCGGCATCGGTTGTCCCATTCGGATGAGAAGCCGTACTCCTGTCCCATCTGCCAGCAGCGGTTTAAGAGAAAGGATCGAATGAGCTATCATGTCCGATCACATCAAGGAGGGGTGGAGAAACCATACGTGTGTCCACACTGCGCCAAGGGCTTCTCACG ACCCGACCATCTTAACAGTCATGTGCGACAGGTGCACTCCACAGAAAGACCCTTCAAATGTCCG ACATGCGAATCTGCCTTCGCTACTAAAGACCGGTTACGAGCTCATATGATCAGACACGAAGACAAGGTTCCCTGCCACATATGTGGCAAACTTCTCTCTCCTGCTTACATCACAGATCACATGAGGGTCCATAACCAATCACAGCATCACGTCTGCCACATTTGCAACCGCA GTTTCACCACACTGACATACCTGCGTGTCCACGCTCAGAAGCACCATGGGCAAGAATGGAAGGAGAGTGGAGTCGGGCGTGGGTCTGGCCCAGGAGGGGTGCTGCTATGCCAGCTGTGCGGTGTGCACTGTAAAACGCCTACGCAGCTGCAGGGGCATATGGCCACGCATGCCAACCAGACGGACCCCAACGTTTCTTGCCCTATCAGCAGCAGTTCTGGGGCAAATGTGGCTACAGCTACTCTTGTTTCTAGCCCTCCAGTCACGGTTGGCTTGCTGGTGACGGACTGCTCCAGTATTGCTCCACAAAGCCACAGCTAG
- the nlk1 gene encoding nemo-like kinase, type 1 — MAFHGSSRPAVCGNLFPGSELGHKYFCVNTTTGTTSTGLSATPNPTGPIAPAGTPRHPASLGGSAGGGAAIPQPRSNPASEVPSPAEMEPDRPIGYGAFGVVWSVTDPRDGRKVALKKMPNVFQNLVSCKRVFRELRMLCFFKHDNVLSALDILQPPQIDCFEEIYVITELMQSDLHKVIVSPQPLTTDHIKVFLYQILRGLKYLHSAGILHRDIKPGNLLVNSNCLLKICDFGLARVEEPDPSRHMTQEVVTQYYRAPEVLMGCQHYTSAIDVWSVGCIFAELLGRRILFQAQSPIQQLDLITDLLGTPPLSAMSSACEGAQAHILRGPHKPPSLSVLYMLSDGATHEAVHLLCRMLVFDPAKRISGSDALSHPYLDEGRLRYHTCMCKCCYSVPSGRVYTRDFEPPADRPFSHNYEQSMHSVWQGKELIHRFITEHQQGKRVPLCINPQSAAFKTFIRSTAWHSSKVSRKEER, encoded by the exons ATGGCTTTCCATGGATCCAGTCGGCCAGCAGTATGTGGTAACTTGTTCCCTGGATCAGAGTTAGGCCATAAATACTTTTGTGTCAACACCACGACCGGCACTACCTCGACAGGACTCAGTGCGACGCCAAATCCGACTGGACCCATCGCTCCCGCTGGGACTCCCAGGCACCCGGCATCTCTTGGAGGCAGTGCAGGTGGAGGGGCGGCCATCCCACAACCTCGCAGTAACCCAGCAAGTGAGGTTCCAAGTCCGGCTGAAATGGAGCCTGATCGACCTATCGGTTATGGTGCATTTGGCGTGGTCTG GTCTGTGACAGATCCTCGAGACGGACGCAAGGTGGCTCTAAAGAAAATGCCAAATGTCTTCCAAAACTTGGTCTCCTGCAAGCGCGTTTTCAGGGAACTTCGGATGCTGTGTTTCTTCAAACATGACAAC GTGCTGTCTGCCCTTGACATTCTCCAGCCTCCACAAATCGACTGCTTTGAAGAGAT ATACGTGATCACAGAGCTCATGCAGAGTGACCTGCATAAAGTCATCGTTTCTCCTCAGCCTCTCACCACAGATCACATTAAGGTGTTCCTCTACCAGATACTCAGGG GGCTGAAGTACCTGCACTCTGCAGGTATTCTGCACAGAGACATAAAACCAGGGAACCTGTTGGTCAACAGCAACTGTCTGCTCAAG ATTTGCGACTTCGGTCTGGCACGAGTGGAGGAGCCAGACCCTTCTCGGCACATGACCCAGGAGGTGGTGACGCAGTATTACCGTGCCCCTGAGGTTCTGATGGGATGCCAGCATTACACTTCAGCTATAGACGTTTGGTCTGTAGGCTGCATTTTCGCAGAGTTGCTGGGTCGTCGCATTCTTTTCCAGGCTCAGAGCCCCATACAACAG TTGGATCTGATCACTGATCTTCTCGGAACTCCTCCTCTCTCCGCCATGTCGTCTGCATGTGAAGGAGCTCAAGCTCATATTTTAAGAGGACCCCACAAACCA CCATCACTGTCTGTTTTGTACATGCTGTCGGATGGGGCCACACATGAAGCTGTTCATCTTTTGTGTCGCATGCTTGTGTTCGATCCG GCTAAGCGTATCTCAGGCAGTGACGCTCTGTCTCACCCGTACCTGGACGAGGGTCGTCTGAGGTACCACACCTGCATGTGCAAGTGCTGTTACTCCGTGCCCAGCGGTAGGGTGTATACCCGGGACTTTGAGCCGCCTGCAGATCGACCTTTCAGCCACAACTACGAGCAGAGCATGCACTCCGTTTGGCAGGGCAAAG AACTCATCCATCGTTTTATAACAGAGCACCAGCAAGGCAAACGAGTGCCTTTGTGCATCAATCCCCAGAGTGCCGCATTCAAAACCTTCATTAG ATCTACGGCCTGGCATTCCTCTAAAGTATCAAGAAAAGAAGAGAGATGA